A stretch of DNA from Candidatus Hydrogenedentota bacterium:
TCGCCGCCGCCCAGGCCGCTATCGAGTCCCCGCGCGACAGCAAGAAGCTCAACGGCAAGAAAGCCGGCAAGCTCGCGAAGTCAAAAGGCAAGAAGAAATCAAAGAAGTAACCAACTGTCTACCTGCAAAACTCAACCGGCGCCGGCGACGCAAGTCGCGCGGCGCCGGTTTCGTTTTGCCTGTCTCAACGCACCAAATCCGCCGCAGTCCATCCGGCGATAGCTTCCCGACGGGCGGGGCGAGGCTCCGTCCGAGCCAACTCGATGCACCGACGGATTTGTGCCGGCATCAGAATCGATCTCGCTCAAACTCCCCCCCACTTCCCGACAGATCCGATCTTCCCTTTTCTGCCGAACCCGACCTTTCCCCATCACTCGACTTTACCTACCACCTCGCCAATCCGCTCCACAGCCACCGCGCGCACGCCCGGCGACAATGCAGTGCCCGCCGCGCCTCCAGTCTTCCCCGCGTGCACCACGAACCCGTCGGCCCGATATCCCGTGATCGATTTCTTTAGCCGGTTCATCGGCGCGCTCATGTCCGCCGTCGGCGTAGATGTAGCCTTCGCCTCGATGAGTGCGATTCTCCGCTCGCGCAACGGCACGACAAAATCTACCTCCAGCCCCTGCGCCTCGCGGAAGTAATACAGGCTTCGTCCGGTCCCGCGATTGATCTGGGACTTCACAATCTCGCTCGCCACCAGCCCCTCGAACACCGGCTCGAGAAACACGGATTTCCGCAGCGCGGCATCGTTGTCTATTCCCAACAAATGGCACGCCAGCCCCGAATCGACAAAGTACAGCTTCGGCGATTTTACGAGCCGCTTGCCAAAGTTCTCGTAGAAGGGCGGCACCAACAGAATTTGCCCCGTAACTTCCAAGATGCTCAACCACTGCGAAACCGTCGGTACCGACACGCCCAACGGCGCCGCGATGTCCGTGCGATTCAGTATCTGCCCGCATCGGCTTGCAATCAGCGCAAGAAAACGCCGGAACACCGACAAATCGCGAATCGACGTAATTGCCCGCACGTCCCGCTCCAAATACGTTTGCACATATGATCGGAACCACAGGTCTCTCGCGGGGGGCCGTGCCAAAACTTCGGGGTATCCACCGCGCAACAAACTCACCTTGGACGACTCCGTGAGCGACAACGGCAACAACTGAAGCACCGCCGCCCTCCCCGCCATCGACTCCGACACGCCCTTCATCAACGGCGCTTCCTGCGACCCCGTCAGGAACCAGCGCCCGCGTTTCTTCGGTTCCCGATCGATCCGCGTCCGCACGTAGTTGAACAGCTCCGGCACGTTCTGCATCTCGTCCAGAATCACCGGCACGCGCAAGCCGTCCAGAAACCCGTTCGGATCCGACCGCACACGCCCAAGCACATCGGGATCCTCAAGCAGCACATACGTCGCCTTCGGAAACAGGCGGCGCAGCAGCGTCGTCTTTCCCGCCCGCCGCGGTCCCGTCAAAATGACGGCGGGGAAATGGCCGGCGGCCTTGGCCAGGTGGCCTTCGATATCGCGTGCAACGTATCGCATGGCGTGTAAAATATAAAGTATCACTTTATATTTGTCAATATGCCCCGGCCCCGCGGACGGCACAATCCCCAAAAGGCGACTCTCGATCTTTTGTTCGCGCGAAATTTTTGTTTTATATAACAGTAAAACACCTCCGGCAGGCCTGCTCCGGCAACCACGACGGACCGCGCAACGCCTGCCTCGCCTTGCTGTCGATTGCCCCGGACTTTCTCGAGTTTGCGCAACCAACCCGCGAGTTTCCCCTCCCCACACCGGGCCGCACGCGCTTCTACTTCATGACCTACGACGGGCCCTACACCGCCGGCGCCCTCGAAGACGACCTCGGAAACAACTGGCTTCCGCCTTCCCCGCTGTTCCACAAGGCCCACGAGGTCATCGCACAAGTCAGCATAACGAACACACAACCCAACGCCCCTACCTAAAGCAACCGAAGAATTCCGTATCGACGATCGTCAAACACGGTGATTCTTTGCACTGCCCGCGAACTCTTCTCTGCTCCCTTCGCGTTCTCTCGCGGCTAATTCCCGTTGTGGCGGGCGTGCTCCCTCAATATCTGCCACCGCTATGCCATGAACTACGTAACTTGCTATCCCTTCCGCTTGCCCACCGGGCGATTCGCAGTCTCCCAGGCCGCTATTGAGACTCCGCGACAGCAAAAAACTCAATGGCAAGAAA
This window harbors:
- a CDS encoding ATP-binding protein, producing MRYVARDIEGHLAKAAGHFPAVILTGPRRAGKTTLLRRLFPKATYVLLEDPDVLGRVRSDPNGFLDGLRVPVILDEMQNVPELFNYVRTRIDREPKKRGRWFLTGSQEAPLMKGVSESMAGRAAVLQLLPLSLTESSKVSLLRGGYPEVLARPPARDLWFRSYVQTYLERDVRAITSIRDLSVFRRFLALIASRCGQILNRTDIAAPLGVSVPTVSQWLSILEVTGQILLVPPFYENFGKRLVKSPKLYFVDSGLACHLLGIDNDAALRKSVFLEPVFEGLVASEIVKSQINRGTGRSLYYFREAQGLEVDFVVPLRERRIALIEAKATSTPTADMSAPMNRLKKSITGYRADGFVVHAGKTGGAAGTALSPGVRAVAVERIGEVVGKVE